The following nucleotide sequence is from Dyella sp. BiH032.
GTGCCTTGCGTTCCAGGTGCGTCGTCGAAAACGGTCACGCCAGGAAGCGCGCGCAGCGCATCGAGGCGCCGCAGCGCCTGCGCGCGCGTGGTTTCCAGAAAGCCGGGCAGCCGCCGCAATGCGTGCGAACCCACTGCCTGGCGCCAGTGCCCGAGCGGATGCAAGGGAATGTCGGTGTCGAAGTCGTCGCCCACCGCCGCGACCGGATCGTTCTCCGCCAGCGCGCGGCGCAGCGGCTTGCCGTAGGCGAGGTAGAGCAGGGAGGGGCGATAGGCGATGGCATAACCCATCAGCTCGACCGCGCGCTGCATGCTCCAACGCAGGCTCGGGCGGATCACCTCGCGATGGCTGTCGGCGAAGGCGCGACGCAGGCCGGGGTCGCGTGACATCAATACGCCGCCTTCGTACAACGTCAGTCCTTTGCCGACCGCGAGACTGAAGAAGCCGGCATCGCCCATCAGCCCGACCGTGCGTCCGTCCTGCCGCGCGCCCAGCGCCTGGGCGGCATCTTCGAGGACGTAGGCGCCGCAGGCCCGCGCGGCGGCGAGGGCCTGCCGCACGTCCGCCACGCGGCCGGCGAGGTGCGTGGGTACGACCGCGAGCGTGCGTTCGCCGCACGATGCGGCGAGTGCCGATGGGTCCAGGTCGAAGTGATCCGGCGCGAGGTCGCAGAGGCGCGGCTTCAGGCCCACGCGATGAATGGCGAGCGCGACGAGCGGACAGGTCCAGGCGGGGACGACCACTTCGTCGCGCCCGGGACGCAGGCGATGCATCGCATGCAAGGCCACCACCATGGCGGCGGTGCCGGAGCATTCCAGCTGGACCTCGTCGATGCCGAGCCAGCCGGCGAGCGCCGCGCCGAAGTCGGCGCGGCGCGGCAGCAGGTCCGAAAGATGCAGCGGCAGGCCGGCGGTGGGCGGCAGCTCGCGGCGCATGGGCTCAGTCCCCGGCGGAAGCGCCGAGCGCGCCCTTGGCTTCGGTCGGCGCGTCGCCTTCGGGATGCGCGCCGCTCTCGGCGAAGGCGAGGCAGACGATGCCCGCCACGATCGCCAGTGCGCCCAGAACGCGCGCCCAGGTCAGCGGCTCGTTGAACAGCCAGACCGAAAACAGCATCACGCTGACCACTTCCAGGTGCGTCACCGCGAAGGCCGGGCCGATCGGCGCATGCTTGAGCAGGGTCATCCAGGTGAAGAAATTGCCGATGTAGCCGACCACCGCCAGGTAGATCCACGGATGGCCGAACACGCGCACGATCCAGGCCCAGTTGGCCTCCGGCGGAAACGCGTGGTTGCCGGCGTACTTGAAGCTCAGCTGCACCACGGTGTCGAAGGCCACCAGGATCAGGAAGCCGAAGAAATAGAAGCGCCCAAGGCGCGCGGGTTGCATGCGCTCAGCCTCCACCGGCGACTCCCACGATGGCGACGCCGGCGGTGACCAGCAGGATGCCGGTGACGCGCAGCGGGGTGAGCTTTTCGCGGAACAGGATGCGGCCCGCGATCATGATCACCACGATGTTGATGGAACCGAGCAGCACGCCTTCGGAGAGATCGACCAGCGACAGGAAGGCGATCCACACCAGGAACTCGGCGACGTAGGACAGGATGCCGACCCAGATCCAGGGGCGCGCGGCCATGTAGCGCCAGCGCGCCATGCCGTCGCCCGCGGCCGGGTCGCCGGCGGCCGCCTTGAACGCGAGCTGGCCCACCGTGTCGAGGGTGACGTTGAGCAGCCACAGCGTGATGGCGAGCGGGCTCATGCGCGCGTTTCGAGCGGCAGGCCGCGAGGGCGAAGAGGTTTCTCGCGAACGGACATCCGGATCTCCACTGTGGTCCTTGTCACCCGTCGTTACCCGGGCGGCCTGTCAGCCGTGGCGGCGGTCAGGCCGCGGCGCGTGCGCCGTCGGCGGTGGTGTTGGCGATCCGGCCGAAGAAATCGGCGGAGCGGTCGATCAGCAGGCGGCGTTCGCGGTCGATGGTGATCATGTGGTAGCTGTCTTCCAGCAGCAGCATTTCCACGGGACCGGATACGGAACGCTCGACCAAGTGCGCGTTGCCGACGCTGGCGATGTCATCTTCGGTGGCATGGGCGATCAGGCAGGGCGCGGTGACCTTGGGCAGGTCCCGCTTGACCACCGCGGCCATCTTGTACATCTCGGCCAGCGACGGCCATGGATTGCCCGGCAGGCCGGCCGCGGCGCTGTCGCCGCCGAGCATCAGCGAACTGATCTGCGCGCGGATGCGCT
It contains:
- a CDS encoding EamA family transporter, whose protein sequence is MQPARLGRFYFFGFLILVAFDTVVQLSFKYAGNHAFPPEANWAWIVRVFGHPWIYLAVVGYIGNFFTWMTLLKHAPIGPAFAVTHLEVVSVMLFSVWLFNEPLTWARVLGALAIVAGIVCLAFAESGAHPEGDAPTEAKGALGASAGD
- a CDS encoding EamA family transporter, whose translation is MSPLAITLWLLNVTLDTVGQLAFKAAAGDPAAGDGMARWRYMAARPWIWVGILSYVAEFLVWIAFLSLVDLSEGVLLGSINIVVIMIAGRILFREKLTPLRVTGILLVTAGVAIVGVAGGG
- a CDS encoding DegT/DnrJ/EryC1/StrS family aminotransferase — encoded protein: MRRELPPTAGLPLHLSDLLPRRADFGAALAGWLGIDEVQLECSGTAAMVVALHAMHRLRPGRDEVVVPAWTCPLVALAIHRVGLKPRLCDLAPDHFDLDPSALAASCGERTLAVVPTHLAGRVADVRQALAAARACGAYVLEDAAQALGARQDGRTVGLMGDAGFFSLAVGKGLTLYEGGVLMSRDPGLRRAFADSHREVIRPSLRWSMQRAVELMGYAIAYRPSLLYLAYGKPLRRALAENDPVAAVGDDFDTDIPLHPLGHWRQAVGSHALRRLPGFLETTRAQALRRLDALRALPGVTVFDDAPGTQGTWPFLLLTMPDAASRDAALAKLWTAGLGVSRLFIHALPDYGYLRDIVPGADLPHARDFAARSLTITNSPWLRDDEFMRIVECLRAVLPG